The following coding sequences lie in one Longimicrobium sp. genomic window:
- a CDS encoding cellulase family glycosylhydrolase yields the protein RLGIDSAAAADFARIRGWRANTVRIELAQFFWLPQSRYYDAGYQARVDRVVKQARQAGLYVILALNASDRGDPAYPGDVFRTNTHQPMPDVNHSIPFWRQVAERYKNDGGVLYELYGEPYPIGGAQEFGFSNWDMWLNGGLAPADQTYEPRAAFQAVGMQRLYDEVRGTGAKNLVLLGGTSWGYFLDGVPDHRVKGFNLVYVAHPWDWPGKQPETWEEDWAFLAKTDPVMISEFGNYDCSPRYLNAALDKADELNLSWIAWAWTAPAPGESTAQDSKRDPICAFPMLITDWAGTPSRIGQQVKDRLARY from the coding sequence CGCCTGGGGATCGACTCGGCGGCCGCTGCGGACTTCGCGCGCATCCGGGGTTGGCGGGCGAACACCGTGCGCATCGAGCTCGCCCAGTTCTTCTGGCTCCCCCAGTCGCGGTACTACGACGCGGGGTACCAGGCGCGGGTGGACCGCGTGGTGAAGCAGGCGCGCCAGGCGGGGCTGTACGTGATCCTGGCCCTCAACGCGAGCGACCGCGGCGACCCGGCGTATCCCGGCGACGTGTTCAGGACCAACACGCACCAGCCGATGCCGGACGTGAACCACTCCATCCCGTTCTGGCGGCAGGTGGCGGAGCGCTACAAGAACGACGGCGGCGTGCTGTACGAGCTGTACGGCGAGCCGTACCCCATCGGCGGGGCGCAGGAGTTCGGCTTCTCCAACTGGGACATGTGGCTGAACGGCGGGCTGGCGCCGGCGGACCAGACGTACGAGCCGCGCGCCGCCTTCCAGGCCGTGGGGATGCAGCGGCTGTACGACGAGGTGCGCGGCACCGGCGCCAAGAACCTCGTGCTCCTGGGCGGCACCTCGTGGGGGTACTTCCTGGACGGGGTGCCGGACCACCGGGTGAAGGGGTTCAACCTGGTGTACGTGGCGCATCCGTGGGACTGGCCGGGGAAGCAGCCGGAGACGTGGGAGGAGGATTGGGCCTTCCTCGCCAAGACGGACCCGGTGATGATCAGCGAGTTCGGCAACTACGACTGCTCGCCGCGCTACCTGAACGCCGCGCTGGACAAGGCCGACGAGCTCAACCTCTCCTGGATCGCGTGGGCGTGGACCGCTCCGGCGCCGGGCGAGTCCACGGCGCAGGATTCCAAGCGCGACCCGATCTGCGCCTTCCCCATGCTCATCACCGACTGGGCGGGCACCCCCAGCCGCATCGGGCAGCAGGTCAAGGACCGCCTCGCCCGCTACTGA